One genomic region from Henningerozyma blattae CBS 6284 chromosome 2, complete genome encodes:
- the RSA1 gene encoding Rsa1p (similar to Saccharomyces cerevisiae RSA1 (YPL193W); ancestral locus Anc_6.198), with translation MYNRNYQNIPNNLPKPTSSGILDKNDDINNNSTDNASFKRQRLSYSSDTNFNDSNTYNENYSSYNNAFSSQPLNYYSNQPQAYFNPPYAYQNANEYYNPNIQPYSQQNYNQHLNPNFNNGYFFNHNPIQNNNIPKPINSDPPIPFSDISKKFVPQVNEYPNSINIKEESNIAESNTTSNNTTATEYLQQNPLIDATLIPASDSNTSSDSSSDSESYSRSSSDSESSSDSESDSIGNSKGNDNKKSPSEKITNSEKNTESITTILGTSINIVTDEDIEQWRLERKKMWLLKISNNKEQHMKDMGISMNQLKEESKNGNRKDKNKNDHNFIRNIQYQIGKSTNYNLNNNKVNLNLKMVQREMIDENTKILNFIKELGDANYLEYELTEEEKKKLFRDKPQNNGNNRNNNTHNNKRNNFNNRRYRNTNNNNYSNNINRNMNSGKGKTDT, from the coding sequence ATGTATAATAGAAATTACCAAAATATACCGAATAATTTACCAAAACCAACTTCCTCAGGTATAttagataaaaatgatgatataAACAACAACTCTACCGATAATGCCAGTTTTAAAAGGCAACGACTCTCATACTCATCTGatacaaattttaatgatagTAATACTTATAATGAAAACTACTCATCCTATAATAATGCATTTAGCTCACAACCTTTGAATTACTACTCAAATCAACCACAAGCTTACTTTAACCCTCCGTATGCCTACCAAAATGCAAATGAATATTACAACCCTAACATCCAACCTTACAGCcaacaaaattataatcaaCATTTGAATcctaatttcaataatggttattttttcaatcacAATCCAATACAGAATAACAATATTCCAAAACCAATAAATAGTGATCCACCAATTCCATTCTCCGATATATCTAAGAAATTTGTGCCTCAAGTAAATGAATATCCTAACTCgattaatataaaagaagaaagcAATATTGCTGAAAGTAATACAACCAGCAATAACACAACTGCTACAGAATATCTACAACAAAATCCACTTATAGATGCGACTTTAATACCGGCCTCAGACTCAAATACAAGTTCAGACTCAAGTTCAGACTCAGAATCCTATTCAAGATCTTCGTCTGACTCCGAATCTTCATCTGATTCAGAATCTGATTCTATAGGAAATTCAAAAGGAAATGATAACAAAAAAAGTCCATCTGAGAAAATCACTAACtcagaaaaaaatacagaATCCATCACAACTATTCTTGGAACATCTATAAACATTGTTActgatgaagatattgaGCAATGGAGGTtggaaagaaaaaaaatgtggTTATTAAAGATCTCGAATAACAAAGAACAACATATGAAAGATATGGGTATTTCAATGAACCAGTTAAAGGAAGAATCTAAAAATGGTAATAGAAAggataagaataaaaatgatcacaattttattagaaacattcaatatcaaataGGCAAGTCTACAAACTATAACcttaataacaataaagTTAATTTGAACTTAAAAATGGTTCAAAGAGAAATGATTGATGAAAATACTAAAATcttaaattttatcaagGAATTGGGTGATGCAAATTATTTGGAATACGAGTTAACTGAAgaagagaaaaagaaattatttagagATAAACCACAGAATAATGGGAATAATAGGAACAATAATACCCATAACAACAAGAggaataatttcaataatagaCGTTATCGTAacactaataataataattacagtaataatattaacagAAATATGAATAGTGGTAAAGGGAAAACAGATACGTAA
- the TBLA0B05110 gene encoding uncharacterized protein (ancestral locus Anc_6.194), whose product MSNSSQLRSIVIISICAMCIILYQSMELASNSNIPIITNHFINTDGQTITLSNYESLLRPIDLDNSTAIFNSIVDALRQSCSDMHPVGLSFFPAVIPQGTLMFRAGTKEIPKSFEWLAMDPEFSYSFASHGKKYGRKNLERFPFPRKPKSEDNSNDTSEDAEYYSKYDSKKYDNEYNSKVHDDKYEKTDRNARRHLLTFRATRDMNKFIYLDGASAAKTLTGEMDSQLLLSEVAKFKLDIPDEGDVDSHTAERVYAENICKWGKPFGLDGLIRVEIGFEIILCDFFQDNIELVSNLDLVDSATLLGLPDPTEITKENGWPLNEKGTALLEDQLTEEQKMILEREDRWQSILEQYNAARSLDWIRAGQIHDSGEPRIKLDYRHMVTGINRTTMSPNPYSRRLLNGTLNWEQQLDIAAELESSLLIGYNFRSSNDWQTQFNAVIDKFAPFLKTLEKVITNDTLTNNEKALYTTRYTLNFINRFTLSSGAPNNKELAIYEYSQPLLPLSTDPDFLIWSSLVRVVREIIDVIYETHETLLPLVKDHLNDNQLTNTDDKIDTISSRIQTLIKTLNWTVLNYTCEKVCGWDEICYTPSWGPSPFGFGPSPNQKRFGTHFDEELQRQVIDSELQCVNINDLLSRSSSHP is encoded by the coding sequence ATGTCAAACTCATCACAACTCCGTTCGATAGTGATCATATCAATCTGTGCAATGTGCATCATTCTTTACCAAAGTATGGAATTAGCTagtaattctaatattccTATTATCACTAATCATTTTATCAACACCGATGGCCAAACAATCACATTATCGAATTATGAAAGCTTACTAAGGCCTATCGATTTAGATAATAGTACAGCCATTTTCAACTCGATTGTGGATGCCTTGAGACAAAGTTGCTCTGATATGCATCCAGTTGGTCTTTCATTTTTTCCTGCAGTTATTCCACAGGGTACATTAATGTTCAGAGCTGGGACTAAAGAGATTCCCAAATCTTTTGAATGGTTAGCAATGGATCCAGAGTTTAGTTATAGTTTCGCTAGCCATGGTAAGAAATATGGTAGAAAGAATCTTGAAAGATTTCCCTTCCCAAGAAAACCCAAGTCAGAGGATAACTCTAATGATACATCAGAAGATGctgaatattattcaaaatatgattCCAAGAAATATGATAATGAGTATAATTCTAAGGTTCATGATGacaaatatgaaaaaactGATCGTAATGCTCGTAGACATTTATTAACTTTCCGTGCCACTAGAGatatgaataaatttatctATCTAGATGGTGCATCTGCTGCAAAGACATTAACTGGAGAAATGGATAGTCAATTATTACTTTCCGAAGTGgctaaatttaaattggaTATCCCTGATGAAGGAGATGTTGATTCCCATACTGCAGAAAGAGTTTATGCTGAAAACATTTGTAAATGGGGGAAACCCTTTGGTTTAGATGGGTTAATTAGAGTTGAAATTGGGTTCGAAATCATCTTATGTGATTTCTTTCaagataatattgaattggTTTCCAACCTGGATTTAGTGGATTCTGCCACTTTACTAGGTTTACCCGATCCAACTGAAATAACAAAGGAAAACGGCTGGCCACTAAACGAAAAGGGTACTGCGCTATTAGAAGATCAATTAACTGAAGAGcaaaaaatgattttagAAAGGGAAGATCGTTGGCAATCTATTTTGGAACAATATAATGCTGCTCGTTCCTTAGATTGGATTCGTGCTGGTCAAATTCATGACTCTGGCGAACcaagaattaaattagaTTATAGACATATGGTAACTGGTATTAATAGAACCACGATGTCACCTAATCCATATAGTAGACGTCTATTGAATGGGACTTTGAACTGGGAACAACAACTTGATATAGCAGCTGAATTGGAATCCAGTCTATTAATAGGTTACAATTTTAGATCAAGTAATGATTGGCAAACTCAATTCAATGCTGtcattgataaatttgcCCCATTTTTGAAAACTTTAGAAAAAGTCATCACCAATGACACATTAACAAACAATGAAAAAGCCTTATACACTACAAGATATACCTtaaatttcatcaatagATTTACACTATCTTCAGGAGctccaaataataaagaattggCCATTTATGAATATTCTCAACCTTTACTGCCATTGTCAACTGACCCAGATTTCTTAATTTGGTCTTCGTTAGTACGTGTAGTTAGGGAGATTATTGATGTCATTTACGAAACACACGAAACTTTATTACCCCTTGTAAAAGATCATTTGAATGATAATCAATTAACAAACACCGATGACAAAATCGATACTATCTCAAGCCGCATTCAAACTCTAATTAAAACCTTAAATTGGACTGTTTTAAATTACACATGTGAAAAAGTATGTGGTTGGGATGAAATATGTTATACACCATCTTGGGGACCATCACCCTTTGGGTTTGGTCCTTCACCTAATCAAAAAAGATTTGGTACTCattttgatgaagaattgcAAAGACAAGTCATTGATTCTGAATTACAATGTGTAAACATCAATGACTTATTAAGCAGAAGTAGTAGTCACCCTTAA
- the APL5 gene encoding Apl5p (similar to Saccharomyces cerevisiae APL5 (YPL195W); ancestral locus Anc_6.201), producing MSSIIETRLSPFGLYFEKSLKGLIKEIRNNNNSREQLMEFLNNELITYQKEINNITSTNTINNLIVKSNIILKLTYLEMYGFDMSWANFYILEIMSSKNFQQKRIGYLAASQTFYKDDDISILATNLIKNDLKYTFSNNINNTNNTNSVSTYKIGIALNGISNICTSSLARDISDDLVLMLKNKNPYIRKKTIIALFKVFLNYPESLRDNFDAFIDCLNDSDLSVISTTISVIVELSKKIPNFFIKISPILYDLLINIDNNWIIIRLLKLFTNLTNFEPKLKFKLLPKVLNLLNNSNATSIIYESINCILNTSMLDANDFSTAQICLNKLLEFLNSKDPNLRFISCSLFIKIGKININFILNYSNEVLNFLNDIDISIRLKSLNLLVGITNDDNLIDTVNILKNQLIVNEEKIVVNSNKEIKILIPMDYKIKIIKTIINLVSINNYSNVPDFNWLIDLLYDLVFITKDSLTTDQKELGILLGHQFKTLMIKVPDIRTDILVNLIKLINFKDIEKIPISSILPDIIWSIGEFSTLIDNCNDLITDLLNLNLKDTKPINYMIITLLKLFNNYCNPTSDSSIPTTENILIYLNSILEYLSPLSYSKNFEIQERTNETMEFLKISKEAIEATNEIPILISEVLPGFFNSYDLVPVSLDIQRNIFNNELNIDLDTPFLSSEEMGAIINESLLNTDTSDNQVSLLKSLDYDWDSDADSHSDFEIQSNKSLNAEDHVTENLLDVKDSNNHAEKVVKQKSDNPFILDSKLQTRSVQSTNSLFSSDNKPQSNNHQIKINNSLNSVVDENPSEPKLHKKITVLTEATLPNFSSSTGILTTEISSLSLNPASTKDLTKKKKKKNQINLNLPNKLESFDFKNNQITNAIQDADLMELEELRQKFKSQANAERNAQENINSDNDEVIIIKKKKKKTKKKDTDGKEKKKKKKKAKPAVDTGPKLLTQNPPNII from the coding sequence ATGTCTTCCATTATTGAGACACGTTTAAGTCCATTTGGATTGTATTTcgaaaaatcattaaaaggtttaattaaagagattagaaataataataattcgaGAGAACAGCTTATGgaattcttaaataatgaattgataACATATCAAAAGgagattaataatattacttCAACAAATACTATCAACAATTTAATagttaaatcaaatataatattgaaattgacATATCTAGAAATGTATGGGTTTGATATGTCATGGgctaatttttatatattggAAATAATGAGCAGTAAGAATTTCcaacaaaaaagaattggTTATTTGGCAGCTTCTCAAACTTTTtataaagatgatgatatttcaaTCTTGGCGACTAACTTAAtcaaaaatgatttaaagtATACCTTCTCAAATAACATCAATAATACCAACAATACTAATTCAGTTTCAACTTATAAAATTGGTATTGCCTTGAATGGTATTTCTAATATCTGTACAAGCTCCTTAGCAAGAGACATTTCAGATGATTTAGTTTTaatgttgaaaaataaaaatcctTATATTAGGAAAAAGACAATAATTGCTCTATTTAAggtatttttaaattaccCAGAATCATTAAGGGATAATTTCGATGCCTTTATTGATTGTTTAAATGACTCGGATTTATCAGTTATTTCTACAACAATTAGTGTTATTGTAGAACTATCGAAGAAAATccctaatttttttattaaaatatctcCAATCTTATATGATCTcctaataaatattgacAACAATTGGATTATAATTCGactattaaaattattcacAAATTTGACCAATTTTGAGCccaaattaaaatttaaattacttCCAAAAGTATTAAACCTTTTAAACAATTCAAATGCCACTTCTATTATATATGAATCCATCAATTGTATCTTAAATACAAGTATGCTAGATGCTAATGATTTTAGCACTGCTCAAATTTGTTTAAACAAGCTATTGGAATTCTTAAACTCTAAAGATCCAAATTTAAGGTTTATTAGTTGCTCTCTGTTCATCAAAATtggtaaaattaatattaatttcattttaaattattcaaatgaagttctaaatttcttaaatgaTATTGACATTTCGATTAGATTAAAGtctttgaatttattagtAGGAATTacaaatgatgataatttaattgatacagtaaacattttaaaaaatcaattgattgtaaatgaagaaaaaatcgTAGTTAATTCAAACAaggaaattaaaattttaattccgATGGactataaaattaaaattattaaaacaataataaatttagtttctataaataattattccaaCGTCCCTGATTTTAATTGGCTAATCGATTTATTATATGATTTGGTATTTATTACAAAGGACTCACTTACCACAGATCAAAAAGAGCTTGGTATCTTACTTGGCCATCAATTTAAAACGTTAATGATTAAAGTTCCGGACATTAGAACTGATATTTTAGTTAatctaattaaattaataaatttcaaagatattgaaaaaattccaattaGTTCGATCCTACCTGATATAATTTGGTCTATTGGGGAATTCTCAACTCtaattgataattgtaACGACTTGATAACTGATTTActcaatttaaatttaaaggaTACCAAACCAATAAACTACATGATCATTactttattgaaattatttaacaaCTATTGTAATCCTACTTCCGACTCTTCAATACCAACaactgaaaatattttaatatatctaaatagtatattagaatatttatctccattatcatattcaaaaaattttgagaTTCAAGAAAGAACAAATGAAACAATggaatttttgaaaatttcgAAAGAAGCAATAGAAGCAACAAATGAAATACCTATTCTTATTTCAGAAGTCTTGCCTGGTTTCTTCAACAGCTATGATTTAGTTCCTGTATCACTCGACATTCAAAGGaacatttttaataatgagttaaatattgatttagaTACTCCATTTCTATCTTCAGAGGAAATGGGTGCTATCATTAATGAATCCTTATTAAACACGGATACATCTGATAACCAAGTATCATTATTGAAATCATTAGATTATGACTGGGATTCTGATGCAGATTCTCATTCcgattttgaaattcaaaGTAATAAAAGCTTGAATGCTGAAGATCATGTTACTGAAAATTTGTTGGATGTAAAAGATTCTAATAATCATGCTGAAAAAGTAGTAAAACAAAAGAGTGATAATCCTTTTATATTAGACTCAAAATTGCAAACTAGATCGGTTCAATCTACTAAtagtttattttcatcTGATAACAAACCACAATCAAACAATcatcaaatcaaaataaataactCACTGAATTCTGTTGTAGATGAAAATCCATCCGAGCCTAAACTTCATAAAAAGATTACTGTGTTGACAGAAGCAACATTACCAAATTTCTCCTCTTCGACAGGTATATTAACAACAGAGATAAGTTCATTATCTCTAAATCCTGCTTCTACAAAAGATTtaacaaagaaaaagaaaaagaaaaatcaaattaatttaaatttaccCAATAAATTAGAAAGCTTTGATTTCAAGAACAATCAAATAACTAATGCTATACAGGACGCTGATTTGATGGAGTTAGAAGAGCTAAgacaaaaatttaaatctcAGGCTAATGCTGAGAGAAACGCccaagaaaatataaatagtGACAATGATGaagtaataattattaagaaaaaaaagaagaaaacgAAGAAGAAGGATACTGATGGgaaagagaagaaaaagaagaagaagaaggcTAAACCAGCAGTTGATACTGGTCCCAAACTTTTGACTCAAAACCCTCcgaatattatttaa
- the DBP3 gene encoding RNA-dependent ATPase DBP3 (similar to Saccharomyces cerevisiae DBP3 (YGL078C); ancestral locus Anc_6.204) produces the protein MTQEEIIDKKRKVDDNLDKKEKKKLKKDKKDKKDKKDKKDKKDKKEKKEKKEKKSENEEETVNATSNETPVVDAGEIEKFLKENEVIIEGGKTLNINPIINFNELTKLNKTILKELNKYPKPTPIQSASWPYLLKGKDVIGIAETGSGKTVAFGVPALNKLTQENSDNKNIKVLIISPTRELAMQIYDNLNTLSANCDKINVCCLYGGVPKDNQRRELKKSQIVVATPGRLIDLIEEGSCNLNNVDYLVLDEADRMLEKGFEEDIKKIISETSKINRQTLMFTATWPKEVRDLANSFMQKDFIKISIGGNRDELTANKRIKQIVEVVDNFKKEKKLLDLLRKYDNSEDKILIFALYKKEASRVERNLKYSGYKVAAIHGDLSQQQRTQALNEFKSGKSNLLLATDVAARGLDIPNVKVVINLTFPLTVEDYVHRIGRTGRAGKTGIAHTLFTEQEKHLAGALVNVLNGANQPVPEDLIKFGTHTKKKEHSAYGAFYKDIDMNKNQKRSLLINS, from the coding sequence atgactcaagaagaaattattgacAAGAAGAGAAAAGTAGATGATAACTTGGAtaaaaaagagaagaaaaagtTAAAGAAAGATAAGAAGGATAAGAAGGATAAGAAGGATAAGAAGGATAAGAAAGAcaaaaaggaaaagaaagaaaagaaagagaaGAAATCTGAAAACGAAGAAGAAACTGTCAATGCAACCTCTAATGAAACTCCTGTTGTTGATGCTggagaaattgaaaaattcttgaagGAAAATGAAGTTATTATTGAAGGTGgtaaaactttaaatattaatccaatcattaattttaatgaattaactaaattgaataaaactattctaaaagaattaaataaatatcctAAACCAACTCCAATCCAATCTGCTTCATGGCCATATCTATTAAAGGGTAAAGATGTTATTGGTATCGCAGAAACTGGGTCTGGTAAAACAGTCGCATTCGGTGTTCCAgctttaaataaattaactCAAGAAAAtagtgataataaaaacattaaagtattaattatttctcCAACAAGAGAATTAGCCATGCAAATttatgataatttaaatactttaagTGCCAATTGTGATAAGATTAACGTCTGCTGTTTATATGGTGGTGTACCAAAAGATAATCAAAGAAGagaattaaagaaatctCAAATTGTAGTTGCTACCCCAGGTAGATTAATCGATCTAATTGAAGAAGGTAGTTGTAACCTAAATAATGTGGATTATTTAGTCTTGGATGAAGCCGATAGAATGCTAGAAAAAGgttttgaagaagatattaaaaaaattattagcgAAACCagtaaaattaatagaCAAACTTTAATGTTCACTGCAACTTGGCCAAAAGAAGTTCGTGATTTGGCTAATTCTTTTATGCAAAAGGACTTTATTAAGATTAGTATCGGTGGTAACAGAGATGAATTAACTgctaataaaagaattaaacaaaTTGTTGAAGTAGTTGAtaactttaaaaaagaaaaaaaattgttagatttattaagaaaatatgataattcagaagataaaattttgatttttgcactatataaaaaagaagCTTCAAGAGTTGaaagaaatttgaaatacaGTGGTTATAAAGTTGCTGCCATTCATGGTGATTTATCACAACAACAACGTACCCAAGCTttgaatgaatttaaatcagGCAAATCTAACTTGCTATTAGCAACTGATGTAGCTGCTAGAGGTTTAGATATTCCAAATGTTAAAGTCGttattaatttaacttTCCCATTAACAGTGGAAGATTATGTTCATAGAATTGGTAGAACTGGTAGGGCTGGTAAGACAGGTATTGCTCATACTTTATTTACCGAACAAGAAAAACATTTAGCTGGTGCTTTAGTCAATGTATTAAATGGTGCCAACCAACCAGTTCCAGAAGACTTGATTAAATTCGGTACTCACACTAAGAAGAAAGAACATAGTGCATACGGTGCTTTTTACAAAGATATTGATATGAataaaaaccaaaaaagaTCACTTTTGATTAATTCATAA
- the KXD1 gene encoding Kxd1p (similar to Saccharomyces cerevisiae YGL079W; ancestral locus Anc_6.202), with the protein MVQNSTEGNQSHLTSHTQSQLRAPGIPSHNYVVESNLNEDLLDEDIDQSSISGAENEEEIEDHHTTNLMNNEDNYGNDDDDDDDDYIFGLDNGDISTENNHALSETLTSQTRDNSNLHTIDVAEYIKSTLLTSLDNPDTFATALSLQARTSAIINTKSLQLQQLINESTDILKRLKTRYANGIIISNRINKNLIYCRKKIDLLSNNLRLNYTIEFNNAREKILERKLTGDNDTALASVQFDNDEI; encoded by the coding sequence ATGGTTCAAAATTCTACAGAAGGAAATCAATCACATTTGACATCTCATACACAATCTCAATTACGAGCTCCAGGAATACCATCTCATAATTATGTGGTAGAGAGTAATTTAAACGAAGACTTATTAGACGAGGATATAGATCAGAGTAGCATTAGTGGTGCTGAAAATGAGGAAGAAATTGAGGATCACCATACtacaaatttaatgaataatgAGGATAATTATGGTAATGACGATGACGACGACGATGATGATTATATATTTGGATTAGACAATGGAGATATAAGTACTGAAAATAATCATGCATTATCAGAAACGCTAACGTCTCAAACACGAGATAATAGTAATTTACATACTATCGATGTTGctgaatatataaaatctACTCTTTTAACATCTTTAGATAATCCAGATACTTTTGCCACAGCTTTATCATTACAAGCAAGAACGTCAGCAATCATTAATACTAAATCTCTACAATtacaacaactaataaACGAATCGACCgatatattaaaaagattGAAAACTAGGTACGCTAACggtataataatatctaatagaattaataaaaatcttatttattgtcgaaaaaaaattgatttactatccaataatttaagattaaattacactattgaatttaataatgcaagagaaaaaattttggaGAGAAAATTAACTGGTGATAATGATACCGCATTAGCATCTGTTCAATtcgataatgatgaaatataA
- the MIY3 gene encoding Miy3p (similar to Saccharomyces cerevisiae YGL082W and YPL191C; ancestral locus Anc_6.195): MNFQTKNIQINGVPHKIILQNENGPCALIALVNVLLLSPAHRPAAQLLVTLVNQSNTISLDSLVQTLSELGLYAHGSSTDDISSLLQLLPKLHKGLVIDPAFNGSFTDTKEMALFRLFGVGMVHGWVIDPQLDPLAYDIVSKYSYDSTQQLLAQAYDIQQRGLQTPQATQILDTATYVKAFLARSATQLTEYGLTYLKEVLLEKSFAVLFRNDHFLTLYKNNNELYTLVTDLGYKSRTDIVWESLKSVNGSQDIFYTGDFIQSAFAKREKKTTTQTSSGAGNERANSNNTDPFDEELADSVGELPGAIINNSDNQQIRDDEALARALQEEENNARRERAQRNRSLNVSRTRSSNNNYPYGSGNNSNDGSRGLSRSNSSGQNDYRPNTSLHSRYANQKKNKMSKLKNDCIIM; encoded by the coding sequence atgaattttcaaacaaaaaatatacaaataaatGGGGTCCCCCACAAAATTATTCTACAGAATGAAAACGGTCCATGTGCTTTAATTGCCTTGGttaatgtattattattatcaccAGCACATCGTCCAGCAGCTCAATTATTAGTCACATTAGTTAATCAAAGCAATACCATTTCTCTTGATTCATTAGTTCAAACATTATCAGAGCTAGGTTTATATGCACATGGCTCATCTACTGATGATATTAGTAgtttattacaattattgCCAAAATTACATAAGGGTTTAGTTATTGATCCTGCATTTAATGGGTCATTCACAGATACTAAAGAAATGGCTTTGTTTCGATTGTTTGGAGTTGGTATGGTGCATGGCTGGGTTATCGATCCTCAATTGGACCCTTTGGCTTATGATATTGtttctaaatattcatatgATTCTACTCAACAATTATTAGCTCAAGCTTATGATATTCAACAACGTGGATTACAAACTCCACAGGCGACTCAAATTTTAGACACTGCCACTTATGTCAAAGCATTCTTAGCCCGTTCTGCAACTCAATTGACTGAATATGGTTTAacttatttaaaagaagtCCTGCTAGAGAAGTCTTTTGCtgttttatttagaaaCGATCATTTTTTGAccttatataaaaataataatgaattatacACACTAGTAACAGACTTGGGGTATAAATCTAGGACAGATATTGTTTGGgaatctttaaaatcaGTAAATGGCTCACAAGACATATTTTATACTGGTGATTTTATTCAAAGTGCTTTTgcaaaaagagaaaaaaaaactaccACTCAAACTTCTTCTGGAGCTGGAAATGAACGtgcaaattcaaataacaCTGATCCgtttgatgaagaattggCAGATTCTGTTGGTGAATTGCCTGGTgcaattataaataattcagatAACCAACAAATTCGTGATGATGAAGCATTGGCAAGAGCATtacaagaagaagaaaacaATGCAAGACGTGAAAGAGCTCAACGGAATAGATCTCTAAATGTGTCAAGAACAAGgtcatctaataataattatccCTACGGAAGtggtaataatagtaatgacGGTAGTAGGGGATTGAGTAGGAGTAATTCTTCTGGACAAAATGATTATAGACCAAATACAAGTTTACATAGTAGATATGCtaatcaaaaaaagaataaaatgtCTAAACTAAAGAATGATTGTATTATCATGTGA